One region of Carassius carassius chromosome 41, fCarCar2.1, whole genome shotgun sequence genomic DNA includes:
- the ostn gene encoding osteocrin, whose protein sequence is MMGCGCVMLSGLLTLTLFHCSAESLHVPQERSEYVESSVVEGRSVQRGQTEQKTSGAVNAKLLLHDQLVRLENDVIETKRKRSFPGSNTPLDRLSISTMDPKSNKQRKAVELPRRRVSNPIDRIGVGRLPSSRG, encoded by the exons ATGATGGGCTGTGGATGTGTGATGCTCTCCGGTCTGCTGACACTGACCTTGTTCCACTGCAGTGCAGAAAGCCTTCACGTACCCCAAGAAAGATCAGAG TATGTGGAATCATCTGTTGTGGAGGGCCGCAGTGTCCAGCGAGGCCAAACCGAGCAGAAGACATCAGGAGCTGTGAACGCTAAACTCCTCCTGCACGACCAGCTGGTCCGACTGGAGAACGATGTCATTGAGACCAAGAGGAAACGGAGCTTTCCCGGATCCAACACGCCTCTTGATCGTCTGTCAATCAGCACTATGGATCCCAAAAGCAACAAGCAGAG GAAGGCCGTTGAGTTGCCAAGGCGACGAGTCAGCAATCCGATTGACCGGATTGGTGTAGGCCGTCTTCCCAGCAGCCGAGGATAG